The following are encoded together in the Sphingomicrobium clamense genome:
- a CDS encoding replication-associated recombination protein A, producing the protein MADLFGSDPATPPDTPAEGAPLADRLRPRSLDEVIGQDHLTGPEGAIGRMVAAGKLSSIVLWGPPGTGKTSIARLLADAVGMRFASLSAVFSGVADLKKAFAEAKKMAGAGQRTLLFVDEIHRFNRAQQDGFLPYVEDGTIVLVGATTENPSFELNAALLSRAQVLILHRLDETALGTLLDRAEEEIGTALPLTDDARAALIASADGDGRFLLNQAETLLDLGLEERLDPASLAKLLQRRVAVYDKDREGHYNLISALHKSLRGSDPQAALYYLARMLVAGEEPLYVLRRLVRFASEDIGLADPQALVQCLAAKDAYDFLGSPEGELAIVQACLYCATAPKSNAAYKAQKAAFRSAKETGSLMPPQSILNAPTKLMKEIGYGKGYAYDHDAEDGFSGADYWPEEMESQDYYMPSPRGFEAKVAERLKYWEKRRREIRGDTAP; encoded by the coding sequence ATGGCCGACCTCTTCGGATCAGACCCCGCAACACCGCCCGACACGCCCGCCGAGGGCGCGCCGCTTGCCGATCGGCTTCGCCCCCGGTCGCTCGACGAGGTCATCGGCCAGGACCACCTCACCGGTCCTGAGGGCGCCATCGGCAGAATGGTCGCGGCGGGCAAGCTGTCCTCGATCGTGCTTTGGGGGCCGCCCGGCACCGGCAAGACCTCGATCGCGCGGCTGCTCGCCGATGCGGTCGGGATGCGTTTCGCGTCGCTATCCGCGGTCTTTTCGGGCGTCGCGGACCTCAAAAAGGCCTTCGCCGAAGCCAAGAAGATGGCGGGTGCGGGACAGCGCACTTTGCTGTTCGTGGACGAAATCCACCGCTTCAATCGCGCGCAACAAGACGGCTTCCTGCCTTATGTCGAGGACGGCACCATCGTGCTCGTCGGCGCGACCACCGAAAATCCCAGCTTCGAGCTCAATGCGGCGCTCTTGAGCCGCGCGCAGGTGCTCATCCTGCATCGCCTCGACGAGACCGCACTGGGAACCCTCCTCGACCGTGCGGAGGAGGAGATAGGCACCGCCCTGCCCCTCACCGACGACGCGCGCGCTGCGCTGATCGCCAGCGCCGACGGCGACGGGCGCTTCCTGCTCAACCAAGCCGAGACGCTGCTCGATCTGGGGCTCGAGGAAAGGCTCGATCCGGCGAGCCTCGCCAAGCTGCTCCAGCGCCGTGTTGCGGTCTATGACAAGGATCGCGAGGGGCACTACAACCTCATCAGCGCTCTCCATAAGAGCTTGCGTGGTTCCGACCCACAGGCTGCGCTCTACTATCTCGCGCGGATGCTGGTCGCGGGCGAAGAGCCGCTCTACGTGCTCCGCCGCCTCGTCCGCTTCGCCAGCGAGGATATCGGCCTCGCCGACCCGCAGGCGCTCGTCCAGTGCCTGGCGGCAAAGGACGCTTACGACTTTCTCGGCAGTCCGGAAGGCGAACTCGCCATCGTGCAGGCCTGCCTCTACTGCGCCACTGCCCCCAAATCGAACGCCGCCTACAAGGCGCAAAAAGCGGCCTTCCGGAGCGCGAAGGAGACTGGCAGCCTGATGCCGCCGCAGTCCATTCTCAACGCCCCGACCAAGCTGATGAAGGAGATCGGCTACGGCAAGGGCTATGCCTATGACCATGATGCCGAAGACGGGTTTTCGGGCGCGGATTACTGGCCCGAGGAGATGGAGTCCCAGGACTATTACATGCCCTCCCCGCGCGGGTTCGAGGCGAAGGTCGCCGAACGGCTGAAATATTGGGAAAAACGCCGCCGCGAAATCAGGGGCGACACGGCGCCCTAA
- a CDS encoding mechanosensitive ion channel, with amino-acid sequence MYRSDTPAAYWRDQLVEWGPKVLIAILILVLTHFVAKAVQWGVKRVVEKLPILKRDPGVGGDSVGTELGRLAYWLVWLVGLIMALNSLGLSESLQPLERLANEVFAFLPNLLGAGVIFFVGLILARIVRHVIEAALGALNIERLAGRAGLNIGDAPVAVDSEGSATEGAAPARSSIAKAVGMTVGALIIIFASIAALQALEITAISDPATRMLEAIALAIPNVIAAAIWLAIAFVIGKWVKTLIETVLPSIGFDDSVRAIGVLPAASQPSRIVGVIAMTAILLFAAIEAARQIGGDSVAILLFQITELGGKVIFGTVIIVVGLFLARILANIVGAGTGEGSYAETIVKYAIIALFTAIGLTFMGLANEIVILAFGLILGSAAIATALAFGLGGRDFAAKKLEQWDDGSAPPAAHAPPKRIRKAPPEDDSQPPLV; translated from the coding sequence ATGTACCGTTCCGACACTCCGGCCGCCTATTGGCGCGACCAACTGGTCGAATGGGGACCCAAGGTCCTCATCGCCATCCTCATCCTCGTGCTTACCCATTTCGTCGCCAAGGCGGTGCAATGGGGGGTCAAGCGGGTCGTAGAGAAGCTGCCCATCCTCAAGCGAGACCCCGGCGTCGGGGGCGACAGTGTCGGCACCGAACTCGGCCGCCTTGCCTATTGGCTGGTGTGGCTGGTCGGGCTCATCATGGCGCTCAACTCGCTGGGATTGAGCGAATCGCTCCAGCCGCTCGAACGGCTCGCCAACGAAGTCTTCGCGTTCCTGCCCAATCTTCTGGGTGCGGGCGTTATCTTCTTTGTCGGCCTGATCCTTGCGCGAATCGTCCGCCACGTAATCGAAGCCGCGCTCGGCGCGCTCAACATCGAACGGCTCGCGGGACGCGCGGGCCTTAATATCGGCGATGCGCCGGTGGCAGTCGACAGCGAAGGGAGTGCGACCGAAGGCGCTGCTCCCGCCCGCAGCTCGATCGCCAAGGCAGTCGGGATGACGGTCGGTGCGCTAATCATCATCTTCGCGTCAATTGCAGCGCTCCAGGCGCTCGAAATCACCGCCATCTCCGATCCCGCCACGCGGATGCTCGAAGCCATCGCGCTGGCGATTCCCAACGTGATTGCTGCCGCGATCTGGCTCGCCATCGCGTTCGTGATCGGCAAATGGGTCAAGACGCTGATCGAGACGGTGCTGCCCAGCATCGGCTTCGACGACAGCGTGCGCGCGATCGGCGTGCTTCCGGCGGCTAGCCAGCCGAGCCGCATCGTCGGCGTGATCGCGATGACCGCCATCCTGCTCTTCGCCGCCATCGAAGCGGCGCGCCAGATTGGCGGGGACAGCGTGGCGATCCTGCTGTTCCAGATCACCGAATTGGGCGGAAAGGTCATCTTCGGCACGGTCATCATCGTGGTCGGCCTGTTCCTCGCGCGCATCCTTGCCAACATCGTCGGCGCGGGCACGGGCGAAGGAAGCTATGCCGAAACGATCGTCAAATATGCGATCATCGCGCTCTTCACCGCGATCGGCCTTACCTTCATGGGTCTGGCCAACGAGATCGTGATCCTCGCCTTCGGGCTCATCCTGGGTTCGGCCGCCATCGCCACCGCGCTGGCCTTCGGGCTCGGCGGGCGCGACTTCGCGGCGAAGAAGCTGGAGCAGTGGGACGACGGCTCGGCCCCGCCCGCGGCGCATGCGCCGCCCAAACGCATCCGCAAGGCACCGCCCGAGGATGACAGCCAACCGCCTCTGGTGTGA
- a CDS encoding TonB-dependent receptor, translating into MKTLLLSASVLAFQNVSVAAAQEADAPPPPPEREEIVITGHYIEGLDLLAGTSAIEGAELQREMSTQIGETLVKLPGVSATSFSPGASRPVLRGYQGTRIRVLNDGLGSIDVSNTSADHAVTIDPLTAERIEVLRGPAVLLFGSEAIGGAVNVIDHRIPRSRPDGGIHLDYIGRYSSADEGVGVGGALDLALGDDFVFHIDGSHSTSDDLEVGGYVVSEPLRAELFELYEEALDEGELEEAEEALEAANLRDVLPNSKTRQSSAGAGFSYLGDRFEFGASASLFDTRYGVPGRPGAEHHHGEEEEDHGDEDHDEDEHGEEEGEAPVSIDMLQKRLDFRGRVYLDGFLDRIDARFAYADYEHTEFEGAEVGTVFLSDGLEGRIEFHQADRDGWGGVSGAQYYERDLEAIGAEAFVPPHKTSQWGLFTRQEYEPGAFGVEGAIRVEGTEVTSDPLNFSRDFTALSGAVGAHYKVTPDFRIGANMSRTSRAPSGEELLSDGPHIATQAFEIGDPTLENEKAWGGELYARYEGPRAAASLTLWCNKFDGFIYNFDTGVEEDELPVFLYDQQDADWWGIEFEAGATLVERDGFALKADAVVDYVRATLDDSNPVPRIPPFSVNGGLGAEVGDFNLRIEAEYAAEQDRVAEFENPTDDHLLVGASIGWRFRGRDNESLILLSADNIFDVDARRHASYTKDFVPLAGRNIKLSTRFSF; encoded by the coding sequence ATGAAGACGTTGTTGCTGTCCGCCTCGGTGCTGGCATTCCAGAATGTATCGGTTGCCGCTGCGCAGGAGGCCGATGCGCCGCCACCGCCGCCTGAGCGCGAAGAGATCGTCATCACCGGCCATTATATCGAAGGTCTCGACCTGCTCGCGGGGACGTCGGCGATTGAAGGCGCGGAGCTGCAGCGCGAAATGTCGACCCAGATCGGCGAAACGTTGGTCAAGCTGCCGGGCGTATCGGCAACCAGCTTCTCGCCCGGTGCCTCGCGCCCCGTGCTGCGCGGCTACCAGGGTACGCGTATTCGCGTGCTTAATGACGGTCTCGGGTCGATCGACGTCAGCAACACCTCGGCCGACCATGCGGTGACGATCGATCCGCTGACCGCCGAGCGCATCGAAGTGCTGCGCGGACCCGCGGTCCTCCTGTTCGGCTCGGAAGCGATCGGCGGCGCGGTCAACGTGATCGACCATCGCATCCCGCGCTCGCGTCCCGACGGCGGCATCCACCTCGACTATATCGGCCGCTACAGCTCGGCCGACGAAGGTGTCGGCGTTGGCGGCGCACTCGATCTCGCGCTGGGCGACGACTTCGTCTTCCATATCGATGGCAGCCATTCGACCAGCGACGACCTCGAAGTGGGCGGCTACGTCGTGAGCGAACCGCTCCGCGCCGAACTGTTCGAGCTTTATGAAGAAGCCCTCGACGAGGGCGAACTCGAAGAAGCCGAAGAGGCGCTCGAAGCCGCCAATCTGCGCGACGTCCTGCCCAACAGCAAGACGCGCCAGAGCAGCGCCGGTGCCGGCTTCTCCTATCTTGGCGACCGCTTCGAATTCGGCGCCTCGGCCAGCCTGTTCGACACGCGTTATGGCGTGCCGGGCCGTCCGGGTGCCGAGCACCACCATGGCGAGGAAGAAGAAGATCACGGTGACGAGGATCATGACGAAGACGAGCATGGCGAAGAGGAGGGCGAGGCCCCCGTTTCGATCGACATGCTCCAGAAACGTCTCGACTTCCGCGGCCGGGTCTATCTCGACGGGTTTCTCGACCGCATCGATGCCCGCTTCGCCTATGCCGATTACGAGCATACCGAGTTCGAAGGTGCCGAGGTCGGCACGGTGTTCCTATCCGACGGGCTCGAAGGTCGTATCGAATTCCACCAGGCCGATCGTGACGGCTGGGGTGGCGTGAGCGGCGCGCAATATTATGAGCGCGACCTCGAAGCGATCGGCGCGGAGGCGTTCGTACCGCCGCACAAGACCAGCCAATGGGGCCTGTTCACGCGTCAGGAATATGAGCCCGGCGCATTCGGCGTTGAAGGCGCGATCCGCGTCGAGGGCACCGAAGTGACCAGCGATCCGCTCAATTTCTCGCGTGACTTCACCGCGCTCAGCGGCGCGGTGGGCGCGCACTACAAGGTCACGCCCGATTTCCGGATCGGCGCCAACATGTCGCGCACGTCGCGCGCTCCCTCGGGCGAGGAATTGCTGTCGGACGGCCCGCATATCGCGACGCAAGCGTTCGAGATCGGCGATCCGACGCTCGAAAATGAGAAGGCCTGGGGCGGGGAACTCTATGCGCGCTACGAGGGGCCGCGCGCGGCAGCCTCGCTCACGTTGTGGTGCAACAAATTTGACGGCTTCATCTACAATTTCGACACGGGCGTCGAAGAGGATGAGCTGCCGGTCTTCCTTTACGACCAGCAGGATGCCGACTGGTGGGGAATCGAGTTCGAGGCCGGCGCCACGCTGGTCGAGCGCGACGGTTTTGCTCTCAAGGCCGATGCGGTCGTCGACTATGTCCGTGCGACGCTCGATGACAGCAATCCCGTCCCGCGCATCCCGCCGTTCAGCGTCAACGGCGGCCTGGGTGCCGAGGTTGGCGATTTCAACCTGCGCATCGAGGCGGAATATGCTGCCGAGCAGGACCGCGTTGCCGAATTCGAAAATCCGACCGACGATCATCTCCTCGTCGGTGCGTCGATCGGCTGGCGCTTCCGCGGCCGCGACAATGAAAGCCTGATCCTGCTGTCGGCGGACAATATCTTCGACGTCGATGCCCGCCGCCACGCCAGCTACACGAAGGACTTCGTGCCGCTCGCGGGTCGCAACATTAAGCTGAGCACGCGCTTCAGCTTTTAG
- a CDS encoding PspC domain-containing protein, translated as MAKKRYKYSLAPSERKIAGVAATAGQMTGVDPVFFRIGWIASIFLISPSFAFFSYLAMGILFTVMKWKAGQANEDRGEGLSEFEKIGKLLEGRRKKGSTHDMLNTLDKSDRRMMAIDQHLHSADSDELAREIEKLREKKS; from the coding sequence ATGGCCAAGAAACGTTACAAATATTCGCTCGCGCCCAGTGAAAGAAAGATTGCCGGCGTCGCTGCGACCGCAGGCCAGATGACGGGGGTCGACCCGGTCTTCTTCCGCATCGGCTGGATCGCCTCGATCTTCCTCATTTCGCCATCATTCGCTTTCTTCAGCTACCTTGCCATGGGCATCCTCTTCACCGTGATGAAGTGGAAAGCCGGCCAGGCCAACGAAGACCGCGGCGAAGGCCTCAGCGAGTTCGAGAAGATCGGAAAGCTGCTCGAGGGGCGCCGCAAGAAAGGCTCGACCCACGACATGCTCAACACGCTGGACAAGAGCGACCGCCGCATGATGGCGATCGACCAGCATCTTCACAGCGCCGACAGTGACGAGCTGGCGCGCGAAATCGAGAAACTGCGGGAGAAGAAATCATGA
- a CDS encoding PspA/IM30 family protein, with translation MPDLEPIKAVPTVRVAKLETVGPIRSDAEPAKTPRLAILSGPIFSRARDIIAANMNDLLDRSDDQAVTIRRIIAEMEEVLVELRASAARSIADIKELRSATDRLIRQQSLWTDRAELALAKDREDLARQALVERSKASDLIADLEGEVGQIETVLKNYERDIAKLEAKLRDARRRQAAIAQRFESAMTRARANEAIYGSRTESALSRLDDLEREADMAEARADALGMGNTLDDEFEQLKSDERVEADLKALKASLAAKKN, from the coding sequence ATGCCTGACCTGGAGCCCATCAAGGCAGTTCCCACCGTGCGCGTCGCGAAGCTCGAGACCGTCGGACCGATCCGGTCCGACGCCGAGCCCGCGAAGACGCCGCGGCTGGCGATCCTGTCGGGTCCGATCTTCTCGAGGGCGCGCGACATCATCGCCGCCAACATGAACGATTTGCTCGATCGCAGCGACGACCAGGCGGTCACCATCCGCCGTATCATCGCCGAGATGGAGGAAGTGCTGGTCGAATTGCGCGCCTCCGCCGCCCGTTCGATCGCCGATATCAAGGAATTGCGCAGCGCGACCGACCGGCTCATCCGGCAGCAGTCGCTGTGGACCGACCGCGCCGAACTGGCGCTTGCCAAGGACCGCGAGGACCTCGCCCGCCAGGCACTGGTCGAGCGCAGCAAGGCGAGCGACCTGATCGCGGATCTTGAGGGCGAGGTCGGCCAGATCGAAACCGTGCTCAAGAATTACGAGCGCGATATCGCCAAGCTCGAAGCCAAGCTGCGCGACGCCCGTCGTCGCCAGGCGGCGATCGCCCAGCGGTTCGAGAGCGCGATGACCCGCGCCCGCGCCAACGAGGCGATTTACGGCTCGCGTACCGAAAGCGCGCTCTCGCGCCTCGACGATCTTGAGCGCGAAGCAGATATGGCCGAGGCCCGCGCCGATGCGCTGGGCATGGGCAATACGCTCGACGACGAGTTCGAGCAATTGAAGAGCGACGAGCGGGTCGAAGCCGACCTCAAGGCGCTCAAGGCTTCGCTGGCCGCGAAGAAGAATTAG
- a CDS encoding methyl-accepting chemotaxis protein, with protein sequence MSEEMFPDPGKLASSPLSGLLRRAGEAHEELLDFRVRGMMAVVWYCWACSATFFAIAFLIPTYMPNAAIALSAATSAIAHLAAASRRYSVFTFAPIALMATLQPAILLYMLQGQGWQSEAHLFFFLGLAATTLMCDWRPVLLGAIGIAIHHLAIGETIPVWLYPDGEALSRTPVHIAALVVVALLLGRMAAMFTEHLNDQGEARAISFGAAEQADQARRDMLEALEAQRRAEADTELEREARLKAEADARNAREHAIAELAEGFEASVAQVITGVGSAAAQLEQSARDMADFSRSTGSQAKEAMDQAQLAASSAEQVTKGIVSLTQSIGSVADTSREQRALSEAARQSTDAGERSVRALADRTANIQQFVEMIRGIANQTNLLALNATIEAARAGEAGKGFAVVAGEVKGLAGQAGDATDEVAALLASISEGADGADNAFADVAAKMASLLDHAESLEAELDRQRDTSQMIEQTAEESALSVDGMSRHCTGVAEAADRASTLSEEVSEAASRLAESAAALEKATADFVTRLRGA encoded by the coding sequence ATGTCCGAGGAAATGTTTCCCGACCCCGGCAAATTGGCCTCCTCGCCGCTCTCCGGCCTGCTCCGGCGCGCGGGCGAAGCACATGAGGAATTGCTCGATTTTCGCGTTCGCGGGATGATGGCGGTGGTCTGGTATTGCTGGGCCTGCAGCGCGACCTTCTTCGCGATTGCGTTCCTCATCCCTACCTACATGCCCAATGCGGCGATCGCACTGTCGGCGGCGACGAGCGCAATCGCTCACCTCGCCGCAGCCAGCCGACGCTATAGCGTGTTCACCTTCGCGCCGATTGCGCTGATGGCGACGCTGCAGCCTGCCATCCTGCTTTATATGCTTCAGGGCCAGGGATGGCAGAGCGAGGCGCATCTCTTCTTCTTCCTCGGTCTCGCCGCGACGACGTTGATGTGCGACTGGCGGCCGGTCCTGCTGGGGGCGATCGGGATCGCCATCCACCATCTGGCGATTGGGGAGACGATCCCCGTCTGGCTCTATCCGGACGGCGAAGCGCTGTCGCGCACACCGGTGCACATCGCCGCGCTGGTGGTCGTGGCGCTGCTACTCGGCCGTATGGCGGCGATGTTCACCGAACATCTTAACGATCAGGGCGAGGCGCGCGCGATCAGTTTCGGCGCCGCCGAGCAGGCCGACCAGGCGCGGCGCGACATGCTCGAAGCGCTCGAGGCGCAGCGGCGGGCGGAGGCGGATACCGAGCTGGAACGCGAGGCGCGCCTCAAGGCAGAGGCCGACGCGCGCAACGCCCGCGAACATGCCATCGCAGAGCTCGCCGAGGGCTTCGAAGCGTCGGTGGCGCAGGTCATCACCGGCGTTGGCAGCGCTGCCGCCCAGCTCGAACAGAGCGCGCGCGACATGGCCGACTTCTCGCGCAGCACCGGCAGTCAGGCGAAGGAGGCTATGGACCAGGCGCAGCTCGCGGCGAGCAGCGCCGAGCAGGTGACCAAGGGGATCGTCTCGCTGACCCAGTCGATCGGGTCGGTCGCCGACACCAGCCGCGAACAGCGTGCGCTTTCCGAGGCGGCGCGCCAGTCGACCGATGCGGGCGAACGCTCGGTGCGTGCGCTGGCGGACCGGACCGCCAACATCCAGCAGTTCGTCGAGATGATCCGCGGGATCGCCAACCAGACCAACCTCCTCGCGCTCAACGCGACCATCGAAGCCGCGCGCGCGGGCGAAGCAGGCAAGGGATTTGCGGTGGTGGCAGGCGAAGTGAAGGGGCTGGCAGGCCAGGCGGGCGATGCCACCGACGAAGTGGCTGCGCTGCTTGCGTCGATCAGCGAGGGCGCGGATGGCGCAGACAACGCATTCGCCGATGTCGCGGCAAAGATGGCGAGCCTGCTCGACCATGCCGAAAGCCTCGAAGCCGAACTCGATCGCCAGCGCGATACGTCACAGATGATCGAGCAGACGGCCGAGGAAAGCGCGCTTTCGGTCGACGGGATGAGCCGTCATTGTACGGGGGTCGCGGAAGCTGCGGACCGCGCCTCGACCTTGTCGGAAGAAGTCAGCGAGGCAGCCAGTCGCCTTGCGGAGAGCGCCGCGGCGCTCGAAAAGGCGACAGCGGATTTCGTAACCCGCCTGCGCGGGGCTTAA
- a CDS encoding DUF3297 family protein, translated as MSEDKDDKGAQAIPNTDFPDRLCMDPRSPYFNAETLEKGVGIRFNGVEKVNVEEYCLSEGWIRIAAGKSRDRHGNPMTVKLKGKVEPFWYSDEEK; from the coding sequence ATGAGCGAAGACAAAGACGACAAGGGCGCCCAAGCGATCCCCAATACCGACTTTCCGGACCGCCTGTGCATGGATCCGCGGAGCCCCTACTTCAACGCGGAAACGCTGGAGAAGGGTGTCGGCATCCGGTTCAACGGGGTCGAAAAGGTCAATGTCGAGGAATATTGCCTGTCCGAAGGCTGGATCCGCATCGCCGCGGGCAAGAGCCGCGATCGTCACGGCAACCCGATGACCGTCAAGCTCAAAGGCAAGGTCGAACCCTTCTGGTATTCCGACGAGGAAAAGTAG